Genomic window (Chitinophaga parva):
GCAAAAACATTGATCACGCCCGCTTTTTCACCGATGCGCATGATGCCCAGCCAGAAACCCATAACGCCAATAAGCCCCAGGGAGATCTCCGCCCCGGTCTTGGTGCTGGCCATGAGGCTGTTCATCACATCGCCAAATACGGCCGCATCGCCCAGTACCAGGGTCTTGAAAAGCGCTACCACAAAGGAGATCAGGAAAAAGGCAAGCCAGACGTAGTTTAATGCCATGAACGGAGAATAAAGGACAAATTAATAATTTTCAGCATCAATTATAGCGCATTGAAATTCAATTTACAACACCTGCGCGTAAAAAATCAGCGTACCGGCCCTGCCCGGGGAATTTGCGGCAGCAGACCGGCATTAATTCCCAAATCTATAATATCTTTGCGCAAATTTTTTTAAATGGCGTTGCAAGCAGGAATCGTAGGTTTACCCAACGTTGGAAAGTCCACACTGTTTAATGCAGTAAGTAACAGTGCCAAGGCACAGGCGTCCAACTACCGCTTTTGTACTATTGAGCCCAACGTGGGCCAGGTAGATGTTCCGGATTTCCGTATGGATAAACTGGCAGAGCTGGTAAAACCCGAAAGAATCGTTCCTACCACTATTGAATTTGTAGACATTGCCGGCCTCGTAAAGGGCGCCAGCAAAGGCGAAGGCCTGGGCAATAAGTTCCTGGCCAATATCCGTGAAGTAGATGCCATCGTGCATGTGATCCGCTGCTTTGAAGATGAGAACATCCTCCGCGAGGAAGGCGCCATCAACCCCGTAAGCGATAAAGAGATCATTGATACGGAGCTTCAACTGAAGGACCTGGAGAGCATCGAGAAAAAAGTGGCCCGTACCGAAAAGATGGCCAAAACCGGCGGCGACGCTAAGGCCAAGGCGGAACTGGAAGTGCTGAAGCGCTGCCAGGCTCACCTGGAACAGGGCAAGAACCTCCGGGAGCTGGGCCTTTCCAAAGAAGAAAAGCAGGCCACCGCCGATCTTTTCCTGCTCACCGAAAAGCCTGTACTGTACGTGGCAAACGTAGATGAAGGCTCCCTTCACACCGGCAATAAATTCTCCCAGGCCCTGGAAGCCGCTGTGAAAGCGGAAAACGCCCAGGTGATCGTGATGAACAATACCATTGAAGCCCAGATCTCTGAAATGGAAGACCCGGCAGATAAGGAAATGTTCCTCTCTGAATACGGCCTCAAAGAGCCCGGGCTGAACCGCCTCATCCACTCCGCCTACCGCCTGCTGGACCTCATCACTTATTTCACCGCCGGCGTGCAGGAAGTGCGCGCCTGGACCATCCACACCGGCTGGAAAGCCCCCCAGGCTGCCGGCGTGATCCACAGCGACTTTGAAAAAGGTTTTATCAAGGCCGAGGTGATCGCCTATGACGACTTCGTAAAATATGGCTCTGAAAGCGGCGCCCGTGATGCCGGCCGCCTGCGCATAGAAGGTAAGGAATACGTGGTAGCTGATGGCGACGTAATGCACTTCCGCTTTAATGTGTAAGCCGCAACAGGGATCATGATTAGTTGTCTAACCAACTAAAATGCCCTACCTTTGCAGCTTACCCCTGAAAGATACCCGCGTGTAAGCGCTGAGGGTTACAACAAAAGACGGCCCATAGCATGTAAATTGCTACGGGCTGTCGCTATTTAGGAGGGGCCAGATCCGCGCTGAGGCCCAACCCGCGCACGCCCCCGGGAGGGTAGCATGGAGGCGCCCCGCGCCAAAGCCTTCCCAACCCCGCACTAACCCTCCAAACAAAAAATGCCAGCAACACGCGTGTCACTGGCATTTCCCTGTAAAAAATACGCTTACAGATTATACCCGATGGAAGCATAATACTGCGCACCCACGGTAGGATTTCCCCACGACTGCGTATACGCCTTATTGAAAATATTAGCCCCACCCAGTTTCAACGTGATCTTCGATGCCGGGAAGAACTTGGACACCTGGGCATCCACGGTGCCGTACGCCGGGATCTCGCTCAGCGCGCGGGCGTTCACCAGCGCCGCTACAAAATTGCTCTGCCATACAAAGGCCTGCTGCCAGCGCCAGGTTACATTAAAACCAATGTTGCTTTTACCAATACCGCGGTTGCCCACGTAGAGGTTGTATTTCACCTTTGGCGTGTTGTAGCTGGCCACAAAACCGTTCAGGTCTTTCTGGTTCAGCAATTCATTGTAAGAGATATTACCACCGGCCACAAAACGCTGTGGGAAGTTGTAATCCAGGCCCAGGGCCCATCCCCAGCTATGAATGTCCTTGGTATAATTCACCGGGATGGCAAACGTGTTATACGTGGTGGCAGAGGTGGGCTGTATGAGTGCCTGCGTGCCGCTGAAGTGCTGGAAGTTGTCCCAGTACGCATAAGCATCTATCACCAGTTTCTGATCTATCAGGCTGCGGTAGCCAATTTCCCAGGCCTGGATCTTTTCCGGTTTGTATTCCTGGAAAGTATATTGCTTGGGTGCGCCGGCCTGCACGGATTCCAGGCTGTATACCGGGCCGCTGTTCAGGTGGTAGCGGTCGCGGAAAAAGGGGAGGCCACCCAGCAAATGCGCGGTGGGCGTGTTGAGGTCAATGTACTGGTCCTGGTTCGTAGGAATGCGGAAACCCGTTTGGTAAGACGCACGGATATTGTGCGTACCAGCCAGGGTATACACCGCGGAAATGCGGGGGCTGAACTGCCCTTCAAAGTTCATGTTCTTGTCGTAACGCAGGCTGGCGGTGAGTTTCAGGTGCTCCTGCAGCAGGGGCTTGGCCACCTGTACATAGCCGCCACCTTCCTTGATGCGGAACTCCTTGCCGTTATCATCCAGCGCAAAGAGGGTGCCTTCAGAGTTCAGGTCATATACCCGGTAATTACCGCCCACCAGTACTTCCAGCACTTTTATGAGGCTGGAAAAATTGTACATGAACTCACCCTGGTAAAGGTTGGTCTTGTCCAGGAATTTAGCGCCCACACCGGCAGCGCTGCCGGGAATGGGGCGGTTCTTCACACTATCTGCTGCTGCATTGAAGGCCGCGGTGCCGGGCAGCAGGCGGCCCTGGTCTGCCACGCCACGGGCATCGGTGGCAAATTTGCCGGCGCCGGATTTAGCCGCGTTGGCGGCGGCAGCGTAGGCCTGTGCGGGTGTCTGGCCCCCGGCCAGCGCCGTCTGGAAAGCGGTGGCAAATGTAGTGAGCGACTCCGTGGCGTATGCGCCAAAATACTGGGTAAACCAGGTCTGGCTGGGCTTCCAGGCTTCGTTGATACCGGAGCCCAGGATGCCGATGGCATAGCTGTCGCCGGAACGTTCCTGTGTAGTGTAGGCCCGCACGTAGAAGTTTTCACCTCTCACTTCGGCCTTGTATTGTCCCATGCGGAAGTTGCGGATAGAGTAGCGGTCCGCGCCCGTGTACACGGTGGTGCCGGTACCATAGCTGCCTTGCAGGATGGCCTCCGTTTTAGGCGTGATGCGGTAGTGGAATGCCCCGCTTATTTTCAGGTTCTTGGTAGTATTATCGGTGAGGTCCCTTTCATTGTAGCCGGTGCGCGATACAAATGCGTGCGAACTGTCCGGCATGATGGAGCCATAGATCATTTGCGGGGTAATGGCGCCACCGGTAGCGGCGGAAAGCGCGGCAATATTGGCGCCCAGCGGGGTGGCCGGGTTGAAGGCCGTGGGTTGCAGGGAGGTGTACATGTTGATGTTCGTTTCGTCTGCATACACATTCACGCCGTTGTAAGCCTCGTTGTTGGCCCGGGTGCCGTTGGCAATGGTATGGCCGTTCTGCAGGCTCTGGTCACGGGTATCATAGGCCTGCCAGTCCTTGGCGTGCAGGTAGCCTACGTTGAGTTTGAACGCGAATTTTTTATTGAAGGCCTGTGCGTAGCGCAGGTTCACATCATAAAACCCGGTGGTGGCAGTGCTACGCCCGTCGTCACTGAGCACGCCGGATTTTACAACGGCGCTGAGGCCCTGGTAATCGAAGGGATTCTTGCTGGTCATGAGCAGGATTCCATTCAGCGCGTTGGGGCCATACAGGGCGGAGCTGGCGCCAGGTAAGAGTTCCACGCGGTCCAGGTCCAGTTCCGTAATGCCGATGATATTGCCTACGGAGAAGTTGAGCCCCGGCGCCTGGTTATCCATCCCATCCACCAGTTGCACCAGGCGGGTATTACCATTGCTGGCAAAGCCACGGGTGTTCACAGATTTAAAAGTGAGGCTCTGGGTGCTGAGGTCTACGCCTTTTACATTGGCCAGTGCGTCATAAAAAGAAGGTGCAGGGGAGTTGCGGATGCTGCGGCTGTCCAGCCGTTCTACAGATACAGGCGATTTGAGGATACTTTCCGCCACGCGGCTGGCGGCTACCACCACTTCCGTTCCGAGGATCTCGCCGGTATTGAGGCCCACTTCAATGGGCGCCTGGCTGTGTACCACCATTTCTTCCCGCTCATAACCCACGGAAGTAAATACCAGGGTTACGGGCCAGCTGTGTTGGAGGGATAAGGTAAAATGACCACTGGCATCTGTAATGGCGCCGGCCTTACTGCCTTTTACGGTCACGGTTACACCGGCGAGTTTCTCTTGCGATGTCTTGTTGGTCACCGTACCGGAAACTGTGATCTGTTGTGGGGCCTGGGCTACCAGGAGGCGGGGAACAAAAAGCCACAGCGCCAGTAGCGGCATCGCTTGCAGGAAGTACTTCATACGGGAATCAAATTAGTTTAGTGGGAATGGGTAAGCCTTGCTTCTACGGAATCTTGGTGTAATTAAATATAAGGAATTAATGGCAATGCCATCTTAAATCGATGGAACAGGTTACGCTTTTGAAAAATGGATATTAAAATTGGTGGTATTTGCCCTGCCATTTGCTGGCATGACAGGGCACAAGATAGAATTAATCAGCTAAAAAAGAAGAGAGTATAATACCAATCTTTTCATGTTCAATTAAAAACCCATCGTGACCATAAGGGGAGTCAATTTCCTCGTAACGGGCATGGGGCAGGTGGGCGGCCAGGAACAGTTGTTCTTCCGGTGGGCAGAGGATATCGCTGGCAATGCCGATCAGCAGGGTAGGCTGGGGCAGGGTGGCCAGGAGGGAGGCCGCATCGGTGTGGCGTCCGCGGGCTATGTTATGGCTGTCCATCGCTTTGCTCAGCACCCAGTAGCTCTGGGCGTTGAAGCGTTTTACCAGTTTTTCACCCTGGTATTCTATGTAGGAAGAAGCCCGGAAATGATCCGTCTTTTCTTTGTCCGGGTCCGTTTGGGTGCGCACAAAGGTTTGATAGTTCCGGTAAGTGAGCATGCCGATGGCGCGGGCCGCCTTCAGGCCTTTGGAGCCGGCTTGGGGCGTATGCTCCTGCCAGGAAGCGTCTGCGCTGATGGCCAGCCTTTGCGCGGTATGCACAGCAATGCCCCAGGCGCTTTCCGCGGCCCCGGTGCAGAGCAGGAACATTTTGCCAATGCGGCTGGTCTCTGCCAGGGCCCATTCCAGCACCTGGTAGCCGCCCATGGAACCGCCAGCCAGCAAGGCGATCTTTTCAATGCCCAGGTGCTCCCGCAGCAGGATGTGGGCCTTCACCATATCCCGGATGGTGACGGCCGGGAAGCTATGATAAAAGGGACGGCCGGTAGCCGCATTGGCCGTCAGCGGGCCACTGCTGCCATAACACGATCCCAGGATATTGGCACAGATAATAAAATAGCGGTTGGGGTCAATGGGCCCGCCGGCGGCCACAATGCCCGGCCACCAGCCTTCCGCATCAGAATTGGCCGTGAGGGCATGACACACCCAGGCCACGTTGCCCCGGTCTGCATTGAGCGTGCCGTAAGTATGATAGGCAATGCGCAGCTCCGGCAGCACCACCCCCGATTCCAGCGTAAACGGTGTATGGCTATGAAATACGTGTATTCCCAAAAATTCAAATTTGCGCAAACTTACGGCTGGATGATGGAAATGTCAATATAAATTGTCTTAGGTCCTAGGTCTTAGGTCCTAGGTACGCGAATGATCTGTACGTTTCATAGGTAGTACCTGCTGCATAATGCCCGGCACCTAAGACCTGGGACCCCATACATAATACCTGATACTTACTCCATAATACTTTATATTTGATGATTGAAAATCTGAAACTATGAAAGTCGCATTACAACGGGTTGACGATGCTTTTAACATGGAAGCAATAGATGAAGCCGGGCACAAAGTATTAATGGACGCTGGAGAAGCCTCTGGTGGCAAAGGTAACGGGGTGCGCCCTATGCAGATGCTGCTCATGGGCCTGGGCGGCTGCTCTGCCATAGACGTAGCGATGATCCTGAAAAAGCAACGCCAGCAGGTAACAGACTTCCGCATTGAAGTGGAGGGGGAGCGCGAAAAAGACAAAGAGCCCTCTCTCTGGGAAGATGTACACCTTGTATTCCACCTGGCCGGCAAGATCGATGTGGACAAGGCAGAACGCGCTGTGGAACTCTCCATGAATAAATACTGCTCCGTAGCAGAAACCCTCCGCCAGGGCAAGACAAAGCTCACCTGGGAAGTGAAGGTGAACCAATAGGATTTGTACAAGGTTCCAGGTCTTATGTCCTGGTCACCTTGCTTTTTTGATATCCGTTTTTTGCAAGCGGTATTTTTAATAAAGAGCTCAGGATTTTAACAGGGTACAGGCAGCTGGCAAAGGCTGGTACCGAAGACCTGGGACTTAAGACACAGGAAAATTTTTCATGAGCCAATACCAATACCACCCGGAAACACTGGCAGTGCGCATCCGTTCTGAGCGCACCGATAATATGGAGCATTCATCACCGCTCTATCTTACTTCCTCCTTTACCTATCCTAACGCAGAGCGCATGCGCGCTACGTTTGCAGACGAAACAGATGATTATATCTATAGCCGCTTCAGTAATCCCAATGTGGAAGAAGTGGTAAATAAAGTAGCCATGCTGGAAGGCGCCCCTGCGGGCTACGCCACCGCCTCCGGTATGAGCGCCATCTGGGCCAGTTTCATGGCCCTGCTCAGCGCCGGCGATCATCTGCTGGCCTGCCGCGCCATCTTCGGTTCCACGCATACGTTGATCACGAAGTACCTGCCCAAGTATGGTATCCAATACGACTATTTTGATATTGACAAGCCGGAGCAAGTGGAAGCGCTCATGAAGCCCAATACCAAGATGATCTTCGTGGAAACGCCTTCCAATCCCGGGCTGGACATCATAGACCTGGAGTGGCTGGGCAAGCTGGCCCGCAGCCGCAACATCATTTTGAATGTAGACAACTGCTTTGCAACGCCCATCCTCCAAAGGCCTTACCTGCTGGGCGCCCACCTGGTGACCACCTCCGCCACCAAGTGGATGGACGGCCAGGGCCGCGTACTCGGTGGGGTAGTGGTAGGAGATGAAAAGCTGATCAAAGATATTTACGCGTTTTGCCGCAGCACCGGCCCGGCCCTTTCCCCCTTCAACGCCTGGGTGCTGAGCCGTAGCCTGGAAACACTCTCCATCCGCATGGCCCGCCACACAGAAAGCGCCCTGAAACTGGCCACCGCCCTGGAAGGCAACAAACACCTGGAATGGGTAAAATACCCTTTGCTGCCCAGCCATCCGCAATACGAGATCGCGAAAAAACAAATGAGCGGCGGTGGCGGCCTGGTAGGCTTTGAACTGAAAGGTGGCATAGAAAGAGGGCGCCGCTTCCTGGACAACCTGGAACTGCTCTCCCTCACGGCCAACCTGGGCGACAGCCGCAGCATTGCCTCTCACCCCTCATCCACCACCCACGCCAAGCTCACAGAAGCAGAAAGGCTGCAAGCAGGTATCACCCCCGGTTTCATCCGCATCTCCGTAGGCCTGGAATACGCCGGTGATATCCAGCACGATATTATGCAGGCGCTGGAAAGGAGTGTATAAAAATCGTACAACGTACAACGTACAACGTACATAAAGGCGGATCATGTAAGTAATATTTTGTATATTCAATACTAACAAACACGCTGCTGGCAATTGCATGCTACATTCGCGGTACGTTGTACGTTGTACGCGGTACGTTGTACGTTATACAAAAAAAATCACCCATGAAATCCTTCACCCACTTCTTCCTTATCATCATCCTCAGCTACCTGGCCGGTGTTTTTATGCCTGTGTGGTGGGGCTTTGCGGTGGCGGTGTTCATCGTAACGCTGGCGCTGCCATTGCGGCCGGGCAACAGTTTTTTCAACGCTTTTGCAGGCGTGTTCCTGCTTTGGCTGTCGCTGGATTTTGTGGCCGATATCCGCAATGATCATATCCTGGCCGGGCGCATGAGCGTATTGATCCTGAAAGTGCATACGCCCTGGCTTATGGGGCTCATCAGCGCTTTCCTGGGCGGGCTGGTGGCTGGGTTTGCCGCCCTGGCGGCGGCTTACCTGCGGGTGCCGAAAAAAGAGAAGAAGGTTACCTATGCCTCCTGATGGGTGGAAAATGGTATTCAAGGAAAGATTAGCCTTAAAATATTGTTAAACGGGGTGCCGCGCGTTTTGCAGCGTGCGCCCCCTTTTTTATTTTTAGTTTCATGAAATCGATCGTGTTTACCCTAACCGCTGTACTGCTTGCGTTAACCTCTTATGCCAATACCCTGCACGGACTTGTTACAGACCAGGATCATCACCCGCTTCCTTTTGCCACCGTTTTTGTGAAAGGTACTACCCATGGTACCACCACCAATGCCGGCGGTGCCTACAGCCTGGAACTGGCGCCTGGCCACTACACCATTGTGGTGCAGTACATCGGGTACCAGCGCACGGAAACGGCCGTGGATGTAAGTGCAGCTGACCAGGAGCTCAATATTGCACTGCACGCGCAGCAACTAAAGATCCGGGAAGTGGTGGTAAAAGCCGGGGGGGAAGATCCCGCTTACGCCATCATCCGCCAGGCCATTAAAAAACGGAATTTCTATAATACCCAGCTGAAAGCCTATACCGCAGAGGCTTACATCAAAGGGATGTTCAAAACCAGGGCCACGCCCAGTAAGTTCTTTGGCCAGAAAATAGACAAAGCTGATATGGGCGTGGACTCCGCCGGGAAAGGTATCTTATTCCTGTCTGAGAGCATCACCAAAATCGCTTTCCAGGACCCGGACA
Coding sequences:
- the ychF gene encoding redox-regulated ATPase YchF: MALQAGIVGLPNVGKSTLFNAVSNSAKAQASNYRFCTIEPNVGQVDVPDFRMDKLAELVKPERIVPTTIEFVDIAGLVKGASKGEGLGNKFLANIREVDAIVHVIRCFEDENILREEGAINPVSDKEIIDTELQLKDLESIEKKVARTEKMAKTGGDAKAKAELEVLKRCQAHLEQGKNLRELGLSKEEKQATADLFLLTEKPVLYVANVDEGSLHTGNKFSQALEAAVKAENAQVIVMNNTIEAQISEMEDPADKEMFLSEYGLKEPGLNRLIHSAYRLLDLITYFTAGVQEVRAWTIHTGWKAPQAAGVIHSDFEKGFIKAEVIAYDDFVKYGSESGARDAGRLRIEGKEYVVADGDVMHFRFNV
- a CDS encoding TonB-dependent receptor, which gives rise to MKYFLQAMPLLALWLFVPRLLVAQAPQQITVSGTVTNKTSQEKLAGVTVTVKGSKAGAITDASGHFTLSLQHSWPVTLVFTSVGYEREEMVVHSQAPIEVGLNTGEILGTEVVVAASRVAESILKSPVSVERLDSRSIRNSPAPSFYDALANVKGVDLSTQSLTFKSVNTRGFASNGNTRLVQLVDGMDNQAPGLNFSVGNIIGITELDLDRVELLPGASSALYGPNALNGILLMTSKNPFDYQGLSAVVKSGVLSDDGRSTATTGFYDVNLRYAQAFNKKFAFKLNVGYLHAKDWQAYDTRDQSLQNGHTIANGTRANNEAYNGVNVYADETNINMYTSLQPTAFNPATPLGANIAALSAATGGAITPQMIYGSIMPDSSHAFVSRTGYNERDLTDNTTKNLKISGAFHYRITPKTEAILQGSYGTGTTVYTGADRYSIRNFRMGQYKAEVRGENFYVRAYTTQERSGDSYAIGILGSGINEAWKPSQTWFTQYFGAYATESLTTFATAFQTALAGGQTPAQAYAAAANAAKSGAGKFATDARGVADQGRLLPGTAAFNAAADSVKNRPIPGSAAGVGAKFLDKTNLYQGEFMYNFSSLIKVLEVLVGGNYRVYDLNSEGTLFALDDNGKEFRIKEGGGYVQVAKPLLQEHLKLTASLRYDKNMNFEGQFSPRISAVYTLAGTHNIRASYQTGFRIPTNQDQYIDLNTPTAHLLGGLPFFRDRYHLNSGPVYSLESVQAGAPKQYTFQEYKPEKIQAWEIGYRSLIDQKLVIDAYAYWDNFQHFSGTQALIQPTSATTYNTFAIPVNYTKDIHSWGWALGLDYNFPQRFVAGGNISYNELLNQKDLNGFVASYNTPKVKYNLYVGNRGIGKSNIGFNVTWRWQQAFVWQSNFVAALVNARALSEIPAYGTVDAQVSKFFPASKITLKLGGANIFNKAYTQSWGNPTVGAQYYASIGYNL
- a CDS encoding homoserine O-acetyltransferase family protein → MGIHVFHSHTPFTLESGVVLPELRIAYHTYGTLNADRGNVAWVCHALTANSDAEGWWPGIVAAGGPIDPNRYFIICANILGSCYGSSGPLTANAATGRPFYHSFPAVTIRDMVKAHILLREHLGIEKIALLAGGSMGGYQVLEWALAETSRIGKMFLLCTGAAESAWGIAVHTAQRLAISADASWQEHTPQAGSKGLKAARAIGMLTYRNYQTFVRTQTDPDKEKTDHFRASSYIEYQGEKLVKRFNAQSYWVLSKAMDSHNIARGRHTDAASLLATLPQPTLLIGIASDILCPPEEQLFLAAHLPHARYEEIDSPYGHDGFLIEHEKIGIILSSFLAD
- a CDS encoding OsmC family protein, with translation MKVALQRVDDAFNMEAIDEAGHKVLMDAGEASGGKGNGVRPMQMLLMGLGGCSAIDVAMILKKQRQQVTDFRIEVEGEREKDKEPSLWEDVHLVFHLAGKIDVDKAERAVELSMNKYCSVAETLRQGKTKLTWEVKVNQ
- a CDS encoding trans-sulfuration enzyme family protein; its protein translation is MSQYQYHPETLAVRIRSERTDNMEHSSPLYLTSSFTYPNAERMRATFADETDDYIYSRFSNPNVEEVVNKVAMLEGAPAGYATASGMSAIWASFMALLSAGDHLLACRAIFGSTHTLITKYLPKYGIQYDYFDIDKPEQVEALMKPNTKMIFVETPSNPGLDIIDLEWLGKLARSRNIILNVDNCFATPILQRPYLLGAHLVTTSATKWMDGQGRVLGGVVVGDEKLIKDIYAFCRSTGPALSPFNAWVLSRSLETLSIRMARHTESALKLATALEGNKHLEWVKYPLLPSHPQYEIAKKQMSGGGGLVGFELKGGIERGRRFLDNLELLSLTANLGDSRSIASHPSSTTHAKLTEAERLQAGITPGFIRISVGLEYAGDIQHDIMQALERSV